A genomic segment from Pirellulales bacterium encodes:
- a CDS encoding alpha/beta hydrolase fold domain-containing protein, whose amino-acid sequence MFRTNILCLVFLCLCWAAPVLAQPSPSAFKQLDRNGDGKITRDEFPRQIARLFDQIDANGDGAISPEEDATFRRATAPGDAPRLPPSVRGEFNLAYAGTDNAHQKLDLLLPKEPASEEPLPVIVYIHGGAWRDGGKRDGIAFLRPSVASGKYAGVTIDYRLTNEAIWPAQIHDCKAALRWLRANANKYNLDPKRIGVIGGSAGGHLAAMLGVSGGVDRLEGTLGGTTAQNSRVACVVDEYGPTELLAMSEFPSDIEHDAPDSPESRLIGGPVQDRKDAARSASPITYVSSDDPPFLLIHGTDDPLVPFDQSERFLGALKEEGVDAMLIKVQGGKHGGFRSAELDRRIRLFFDKHLRGQPEIEIPGDPIEPGQKRVEVRPGE is encoded by the coding sequence ATGTTCCGTACTAACATCCTCTGCCTCGTATTCCTGTGTCTTTGCTGGGCCGCGCCGGTTCTTGCGCAACCCTCGCCGAGCGCTTTCAAGCAGCTCGACCGCAATGGCGACGGCAAGATCACGCGCGACGAGTTCCCCCGGCAGATTGCCCGGCTGTTCGATCAGATTGATGCCAACGGTGACGGTGCGATTTCGCCCGAAGAAGACGCGACCTTTCGCCGGGCCACCGCGCCCGGCGACGCGCCCCGCTTGCCGCCCAGCGTTCGTGGCGAGTTCAACCTGGCCTACGCCGGCACCGACAACGCCCACCAGAAGCTCGACCTGCTGCTGCCCAAGGAGCCTGCCAGCGAAGAGCCGTTGCCCGTCATTGTGTATATCCACGGCGGCGCCTGGCGCGACGGCGGCAAGCGCGACGGAATTGCGTTTCTGCGCCCCTCGGTGGCCAGTGGCAAGTATGCCGGCGTGACCATCGACTACCGGCTGACGAACGAGGCGATCTGGCCGGCCCAGATCCACGATTGCAAGGCCGCCCTGCGATGGCTGCGGGCGAATGCCAACAAGTACAACCTCGATCCAAAGCGGATCGGCGTGATCGGCGGCTCGGCCGGCGGGCACCTGGCCGCCATGCTCGGCGTCAGCGGGGGCGTCGATCGTTTGGAAGGCACGCTCGGCGGCACCACTGCCCAGAACAGCCGCGTGGCGTGCGTGGTCGATGAATATGGACCGACGGAATTGTTGGCCATGAGCGAATTTCCCAGCGACATCGAGCACGACGCGCCCGATTCGCCCGAATCGCGGCTGATCGGCGGCCCGGTCCAGGACCGCAAAGACGCCGCTCGCAGCGCGTCGCCCATCACCTACGTGTCGTCGGACGACCCGCCGTTTTTGCTGATTCACGGCACCGACGATCCGCTGGTGCCGTTCGATCAGTCGGAGCGATTCCTCGGCGCGTTGAAGGAGGAAGGCGTGGATGCGATGCTCATCAAGGTTCAGGGCGGCAAGCACGGCGGTTTTCGCAGTGCCGAGCTCGACCGCCGCATTCGCTTGTTCTTCGACAAACACCTTCGCGGCCAGCCGGAGATCGAGATTCCCGGCGATCCGATCGAGCCGGGCCAGAAGCGGGTCGAAGTGCGGCCGGGCGAATGA
- a CDS encoding PQQ-binding-like beta-propeller repeat protein — MKKLQTAGLSVLFHILSIGGLAAAEPTPATAWAFEDTDEHPGLSDPLVSGELVVVGSDSGVLHAFNSASGQEVWQYQHAARIYERPECDERHIYAFAQFDGVVALKRDDGKVAWNKPSSLGYGALAVCPERRLLILGGFDGMIEAYDAVTFDQKWKVDVLSDAPQDPPGADGKRARFEGKPARPTAAMCDDKLVFVSLFDQSRVVGLDLITGAKRFDYQAGGWVFHAAFRDGDRVYIGSQDKSLHCVARNSSKLLWKFETISRIESSAAAKDGRVYFGSCDGGFYCVNRLTGTLLWKFDVETDHERTTAIYSDPLILGDAVCFAAGEGQVYVLDLASGKLRWKYRPLRGAELFSSPATDGTRIFITTRPRLNNMGQATSGKAALVSIDPYFKVIDPFAP; from the coding sequence ATGAAAAAGCTTCAGACCGCGGGTCTGTCGGTCTTATTTCATATTCTTTCGATTGGCGGCCTTGCCGCAGCGGAGCCGACACCCGCAACGGCGTGGGCGTTTGAAGATACGGATGAACATCCGGGACTGAGCGACCCTTTGGTGTCCGGGGAACTGGTCGTCGTCGGAAGTGACTCAGGCGTGTTACACGCCTTCAATTCGGCGAGCGGTCAAGAGGTATGGCAGTACCAACATGCAGCCCGCATTTATGAGCGACCGGAGTGCGACGAACGGCATATTTATGCATTCGCGCAGTTCGACGGCGTCGTCGCGCTGAAGCGCGACGATGGAAAAGTCGCTTGGAATAAGCCATCGAGCTTGGGGTATGGCGCTCTCGCCGTCTGCCCGGAGCGTAGGCTGCTTATCTTAGGCGGATTCGACGGCATGATCGAGGCGTACGATGCGGTCACATTCGATCAGAAATGGAAGGTTGATGTTCTCAGCGATGCACCCCAGGATCCGCCGGGCGCCGACGGCAAACGGGCGCGGTTCGAAGGGAAACCCGCGAGGCCCACCGCCGCAATGTGCGACGACAAACTCGTTTTCGTTAGTCTATTCGACCAGTCGCGAGTCGTTGGGTTGGATCTCATTACCGGAGCGAAGCGATTTGATTATCAGGCCGGCGGGTGGGTGTTTCATGCGGCATTCCGTGACGGCGATCGCGTGTACATCGGCAGTCAAGACAAGTCGTTGCACTGCGTCGCCCGCAATTCGAGCAAGCTCCTTTGGAAGTTTGAAACGATAAGCCGCATCGAATCGAGCGCCGCCGCCAAGGACGGACGCGTCTACTTCGGCTCATGTGATGGCGGCTTTTATTGCGTCAACCGTCTAACGGGCACACTGCTTTGGAAGTTCGACGTTGAAACCGACCATGAACGCACCACGGCCATCTATTCGGATCCGTTGATCCTCGGCGATGCGGTCTGCTTTGCGGCGGGGGAGGGACAGGTCTACGTTCTGGACCTGGCAAGCGGAAAGCTGCGTTGGAAGTATCGGCCTCTCAGGGGCGCAGAACTTTTCAGTTCTCCGGCTACCGACGGGACACGAATTTTCATAACAACGCGTCCTCGGCTCAATAACATGGGCCAAGCGACAAGCGGCAAGGCGGCCCTGGTTTCGATAGATCCGTACTTCAAAGTGATTGATCCCTTCGCTCCTTGA